A single window of Leishmania panamensis strain MHOM/PA/94/PSC-1 chromosome 35 sequence DNA harbors:
- a CDS encoding nucleoporin interacting component (NUP93), putative (TriTrypDB/GeneDB-style sysID: LpmP.35.2570): MFSSTSTIAPRRLGSAGPGGDDASALRVMPSTGDPTDEVRASLASLTARAQRLVAERNAEQLLRNGFGLFEASRKAAEKARHQASKCQSTSEGYAPATHASVELFMTQHLGFDAQAQQRLLLQLQHRHAQLGVDLGPIDALPDTEASGFMGIADVDAVVAELKNDILLDVQHAVHRRQTSIVRDQVDTLFKAAWHPFYVRIADDYEALAMGASELACGKAGPSGRLSATDTAASSAHTFAGAGSGASKSLVDILNSGSALATELNRRIAAFAAIVEEYAPAQWVTHFTAYVTETSLNGRDDLTVLWASIVQIIEPMQRRGSEVDILSYVASSRRVMERKSLSRLLERMLRMDPIRFEEVENLSASHLLDIIARSCGATNHWMHAFVAMRVGRYDVAQLATDAIGIQSVRDAVAKVAAAPPAERNTMPPASDLQPVYAEAKTKEDPYRQAVLIVLLAGCTGENPAVVLRTLLNLAQRVTDSLEDALWLRLSCIRGVDKSAQVSPVQSLRTLQRAVLDDMQELVSITQGNAYRLASFFIHALLPSTGLRLLLENSITHVDGFHMTLCFNAQNLLQGRLHSALEAPIDIARHMSRYCSVVLLDVDRRIRATVFAGTAMFAYFHKSGLTEAFVECCLKDLICARLLGPRNTVGGYDSLLLRAGTGALSEELLKALIQVAEAASARSEVAKATHVLLAVACLANQLHRPELQQRALRRAVQMMSPALAQVLHLPSRSSVVSDVLSQAAQLQQAVNAVPHHLHDEAIGAQDYQTFAQLCRMADVYAFNVNGNVSDAVDAFLQLPFVPPPNTAVTGGVDAYVEAYCNAPGSVQLGASAALRVAISAAGQLLQYYARNSTGDSADVDDKRLRLLHRMQTVLEWARQCCARTSVAYPAVAEEFERAYLC, encoded by the coding sequence ATGTTTAGTTCGACTTCCACTATTGCCCCTCGGCGACTCGGCAGCGCCGGCcctggcggcgacgatgccTCAGCCTTGCGCGTCATGCCTTCGACCGGTGATCCTACTGACGAAGTACGCGCCTCGCTCGCCAGCCTCACGGCGCGGGCACAGAGGCTCGTTGCGGAAAGAAATGCtgagcagctcctgcgcaaCGGGTTTGGCCTTTTCGAGGCCTCCCGCAAGGCTGCCGAAAAGGCTCGGCACCAGGCGAGCAAGTGCCAGTCCACTAGCGAGGGCTATGCTCCGGCCACTCACGCGTCAGTGGAATTGTTCATGACTCAGCACCTCGGGTTTGATGctcaagcgcagcagcgtctgctactgcagctgcagcaccgccacgctCAGCTCGGTGTGGATCTCGGCCCGATCGACGCCCTGCCGGACACCGAGGCCTCGGGCTTTATGGGGATCGCGGACGTggacgcggtggtggcagagctgAAGAATGATATCTTGCTCGACGTCCAGCACGCTGTGCACCGACGTCAAACAAGCATCGTGCGGGACCAGGTCGACACTCTCTTCAAGGCTGCATGGCATCCCTTCTACGTGCGCATCGCGGACGACTACGAGGCGCTGGCCATGGGGGCAAGCGAGCTCGCCTGTGGGAAGGCAGGACCCAGTGGTCGCCTGTCCGCCACGGACACTGCCGCCTCGTCCGCACACACATTTGCCGGagcaggcagcggtgctAGCAAGTCACTGGTGGACATACTCAACAGCGGCTCTGCGCTGGCCACCGAACTGAACCGCCGCATTGCCGCCTTTGCCGCCATTGTTGAGGAGTACGCACCGGCGCAGTGGGTAACGCACTTCACCGCCTACGTCACGGAGACGTCTCTGAATGGGAGGGATGACTTGACAGTGTTGTGGGCGTCAATTGTGCAGATTATCGAACCAATGCAGCGACGCGGCTCTGAGGTCGACATCCTGTCTTACGTGGCCAGCAGTCGTCGCGTGATGGAGCGCAAGTCACTGAGTCGGCTTCTGGAGCGGATGTTGCGCATGGACCCCATACGCttcgaggaggtggagaactTGAGCGCGTCGCACCTGCTGGACATAATCGCGCGTTCGTGCGGTGCGACAAACCACTGGATGCATGCGTTTGTCGCGATGCGTGTGGGCCGCTACGATGTGGCGCAACTGGCGACGGATGCTATAGGAATTCAGTCCGTGCGCGATGCAGTGGCGAAGgtggccgcagcacctcctgccgAGCGCAACACCATGCCGCCCGCGTCCGATCTTCAGCCTGTCTACGCCGAagcgaaaacaaaggaaGACCCATATCGGCAGGCCGTACTGATTGTTCTGCTTGCTGGCTGCACGGGTGAAAACCCAGCAGTTGTCCTGCGAACCCTGCTGAACCTAGCACAAAGGGTGACGGACTCGCTAGAAGACGCGTTGTGGCTAAGACTCTCGTGCATTCGCGGCGTAGACAAGTCAGCGCAGGTTTCCCCCGTTCAGAGCCTCCGCACGCTTCAGCGTGCAGTTCTTGATGATATGCAGGAGCTGGTAAGCATCACGCAGGGCAACGCGTACCGTCTGGCATCTTTTTTCATTCACGCCTTGCTTCCCTCGACCGGTCTGCGTCTGCTGTTAGAAAACAGCATTACCCATGTAGACGGCTTTCACATGACGCTGTGCTTCAACGCGCAAAACCTCTTGCAAGGCAGATTGCACTCTGCACTCGAGGCTCCAATCGATATTGCTCGTCACATGAGCCGCTACTGCTCGGTGGTGTTGCTGGACGTCGATCGCCGCATTCGCGCCACCGTCTTTGCAGGGACGGCGATGTTCGCCTATTTCCACAAAAGCGGTCTCACGGAGGCGTTTGTGGAGTGCTGCTTGAAGGACCTCATTTGCGCGCGGCTGCTGGGCCCGCGCAACACCGTGGGCGGGTACGattcactgctgctgcgagccGGCACCGGTGCGCTTTCAGAGGAACTCTTAAAGGCACTCATCCAAGTCGCGGAGGCTGCTTCGGCTCGTAGCGAGGTCGCGAAAGCTACTCACGTGCTGTTGGCGGTCGCTTGCCTCGCGAACCAGCTTCACCGACCAGAGCTACAGCAGCGGGCTCTACGGCGCGCAGTGCAGATGATGTCGCCTGCTCTGGCACAAGTGCTGCATCTtccatcgcgcagcagcgtcgtgtCAGACGTCTTGTCGCAGGCGGCGCAACTGCAGCAGGCAGTGAACGCTGTCCCGCATCATCTGCATGACGAGGCCATCGGCGCACAGGACTACCAAACGTttgcgcagctgtgccgcaTGGCGGACGTGTATGCCTTTAATGTCAACGGCAACGTTAGCGACGCCGTGGATGcattcctgcagctgccgtttGTGCCGCCACCAAACACTGCCGTGACGGGAGGTGTGGACGCCTACGTTGAAGCGTACTGCAATGCACCTGGAAGCGTGCAGCTAGGCGCAAGTGCCGCGCTACGGGTTGCCatctcagcagcagggcaACTTCTTCAGTACTACGCACGCAACAGCACCGGAGACAGTGCTGACGTCGATGACAAGAGACTCCGCCTGCTACACCGAATGCAAACCGTGCTTGAGTGGGCTCGTCAGTGCTGCGCGCGGACCAGTGTTGCATACCCGGCCGTCGCAGAGGAATTCGAACGCGCGTATCTCTGCTGA
- a CDS encoding small nuclear RNA-activating protein (TriTrypDB/GeneDB-style sysID: LpmP.35.2580), with amino-acid sequence MPRETELERLTAFAKDYAQLYARFSNHFTIPERATIDGFAELFDASHIEYLHYCGGTTLDRPFFPAITSELLMLSSAYLSVPEAVAPRGTRTFGLLLSFFLYSTQPARQQPKALANARKEGSLSPLVPAGAPFTECTSPRSGERRATRIAMMTNSLTSSSTKQLQSCSPAKRTAATAPPSPPVPSSLRLPMQPVPISVSCMRLLLACLSIDAGSEVTSGQPSAATPPPSAAATVAPVSASPPQLSHTEAKVVLALHRATGWHIEPYLQQGKHVSALLSAHQACAVPLVQHITPVPRPLFAAILTARSMQYASAAPEEMGGSDSLFRDPDFVRLRQEYEAARRRLLLGERR; translated from the coding sequence ATGCCACGGGAGACGGAACTGGAGCGACTAACAGCGTTCGCCAAGGACTATGCGCAGCTGTACGCGCGCTTTTCGAACCACTTCACCATCCCGGAGAGGGCTACAATCGACGGCTTTGCGGAGCTGTTTGATGCAAGCCATATCGAGTACCTCCACTACTGTGGCGGCACGACACTCGACCGTCCGTTCTTTCCCGCCATCACAAGCGAGCTTCTCATGCTGAGCTCTGCCTACCTATCGGTtccggaggcggtggcaccgcGCGGGACTCGCACGTTTGGGCTACTTCTCAGCTTCTTCCTCTACTCCACTCAGCCCGCACGACAGCAGCCCAAGGCCCTGGCTAATGCAAGAAAAGAAGGGTCGCTGTCGCCACTAGTCCCAGCAGGGGCGCCGTTTACAGAATGCACATCACCTCGCAGCGGAGAACGTCGAGCGACTCGCATCGCAATGATGACGAACAGTCTCACCAGCTCAAGCACCAAGCAACTACAGTCTTGTAGTCCAGCAAAGAGGACGGCAGCCACCGCGCCACCGTCTCCGCCTGTCCCGTCATCCCTGCGCCTCCCGATGCAGCCAGTGCCAATAAGTGTCAGCTGCATGCGCTTACTGCTTGCCTGTCTGTCCATCGACGCAGGATCGGAGGTCACGTCTGGGCAACCCTCTGCTGCGACTCCCCCTccaagcgcagcagcgacagtcGCTCCAGTGTCTGCCTCACCGCCTCAGCTGTCCCATACCGAGGCCaaggtggtgctggcgctgcatcgCGCCACCGGGTGGCATATCGAGCCCTACCTGCAGCAAGGCAAACATGTTTCTGCGCTTTTGTCGGCCCACCAGGCATGCGCGGTGCCGCTTGTGCAGCACATCACACCTGTCCCGCGCCCTCTCTTTGCGGCTATACTGACAGCACGCTCGATGCAGTATGCGTCAGCGGCACCAGAGGAGATGGGCGGGTCTGACAGCCTCTTTCGAGACCCGGACTTTGTGCGACTGCGGCAGGAGTACGAAGCGGCGCGCCGGCGACTTCTACTGGGAGAACGCAGGTAA
- a CDS encoding DEAD/DEAH box helicase, putative (TriTrypDB/GeneDB-style sysID: LpmP.35.2590), translating into MAGGPREADLLFDVLGEPAAPPLNAVLQPNAQNPTAWQALRNAPSGLSTDAGGEGRISDASTTACSQHIQQVVLQAVLDPLRSPPSQIDGSESHEAKRRESVAPPSQTELSSQYKVIMVDALGMPVDLPRGAPQSFEDLLQLSPSILQTQLQKLMERKHYRTLTPVQAAAMPFMLEYRDLLCIAPTATGKTLCYVYTALLHLLLKDMGHRPAVAATTTAGNEDSAVSLNRRQVETFLQEKIDKGEVCPYCELSISEVRVCPMTGFPHPSVSELETSLALRSKERRAMRLEELQSSVAEPRVLVLVPNSQLASQVAAVFRSLHCDYRIHCIVRASSTEEQRKYLQALEGGVDVLVASPETILPALYKHKLSLKRVQTVVMDEVDDIVSVNHFEPMKIILGALPKGALRPQRLLLGASLPPVAYGMIKTKMLLPSHRFVLVDLKTQAEQSRAAHSTLASSALSSSSPHQPNLGENGDDPAAALSATVTGGLLTARTNLRHLVFMVGRAEKVQKLAWLYETGKLNPDQRTLIFCNTRHNVAYVCDKMKALVSQVNFTTLTSHASSTAREGVLKMFRTGVSTALICTDLLSRGIDFQGVVYVVHYDMPADMETWTHRCGRCGRGDSLRGRGYTYTFFQPENIKLAKPLVGYLRQHQQLVPPKLREYAKQSFIDLFNNSLFHHPTRPHRKDDPQNSTPVLGRGTRRFPDYKQDTIHKHFRPQ; encoded by the coding sequence ATGGCTGGTGGCCCCCGAGAAGCGGACCTGCTGTTTGACGTGCTCGGAgagcctgcagctccgcccctgaacgctgtgctgcagcccaACGCACAAAATCCCACAGCGTGGCAAGCGTTGCGCAATGCCCCGTCAGGGCTTTCAACTGAcgcaggtggagaggggaggatcTCGGATGCGTCGACGACCGCATGCTCTCAGCATATCCAGCAAGTAGTTCTACAGGCGGTGCTTGATCCTTTGCGCAGCCCACCCTCTCAAATTGACGGCAGCGAATCACATGAAGCCAAGCGCCGCGAGAGTGTCGCGCCGCCTTCGCAGACGGAATTGTCGTCGCAGTACAAGGTGATAATGGTGGACGCGCTAGGGATGCCAGTGGATTTGCCAAGAGGTGCGCCACAGAGCTTTGAGGACCTGCTTCAGCTCTCGCCGTCGATCCTGCAGacacagctgcagaagctgaTGGAGCGCAAGCACTACCGCACCCTCACCCCTGTGCAGGCCGCCGCCATGCCGTTTATGCTGGAGTACCGCGATCTGCTCTGTATAGCGCCAACTGCGACTGGCAAGACCCTCTGCTATGTCTACACAGctctcctgcacctcctgctaAAAGACATGGGCCATCGACCAGCCGTGGCCGCAACAACGACCGCGGGCAACGAGGACAGCGCTGTGAGTCTGAACCGGCGCCAAGTGGAAACCTTTCTGCAGGAAAAAATCGACAAGGGGGAAGTCTGCCCCTATTGCGAGCTGAGCATCAgcgaggtgcgcgtgtgcccgATGACAGGCTTTCCGCACCCGTCTGTGTCTGAGCTCGAGACCAGCCTCGCCCTTCGGTCAAAGGAGCGCCGTGCGATGCGGCTGGAAGAGCTACAATCCTCTGTCGCGGAGCCGCGCGTCctggtgctggtgccgaATAGTCAGTTAGCCTCTCAGGTCGCTGCCGTGTTCCGCTCTCTTCATTGCGACTACAGGATCCACTGCATAGTACGTGCCTCCAGCACAGAGGAACAGCGCAAGTACCTGCAAGCGCTGGAGGGCGGCGTCGACGTGCTCGTTGCCTCCCCAGAAACCATACTGCCAGCGCTATACAAGCATAAACTGTCCCTGAAGCGAGTGCAGACAGTGGTGATGGATGAGGTGGACGATATCGTCTCTGTGAATCACTTCGAGCCCATGAAGATCATCCTTGGAGCGCTCCCAAAGGGCGCTCTACGGCCGCAGCGACTTCTGCTGGGTGCCTCGCTTCCACCCGTTGCCTATGGAATGATCAAGACAAAGATGCTGCTTCCATCTCACAGATTTGTGCTCGTCGACCTCAAAACCCAGGCAGAGCAAAGCCGTGCTGCGCATTCTACTTTAGCATCGTCAGCgttgtcgtcctcctccccccaccagcCAAACCTAGGGGAGAACGGTGATGaccctgcagctgccttgTCCGCCACCGTGACGGGTGGCCTCCTGACCGCGCGCACGAatctgcgccacctcgtgTTTATGGTGGGCCGCGCCGAGAAGGTGCAGAAGCTGGCGTGGCTGTACGAGACCGGGAAGCTCAACCCAGACCAGCGTACCCTCATTTTCTGCAACACACGCCACAACGTCGCCTACGTGTGCGATAAGATGAAGGCGTTAGTTTCGCAGGTGAACTTTACCACGCTGACCTCGCACGCCTCGTCGACGGCGCGGGAAGGCGTACTGAAGATGTTCCGAACAGGGGTGTCAACTGCCCTTATCTGTACAGACCTGCTGAGTCGCGGAATTGACTTCCAGGGCGTGGTCTACGTCGTGCACTACGACATGCCAGCGGACATGGAAACCTGGACGCACCGGTGCGGCCGTTGCGGTCGTGGAGACTCGCTGCGGGGCAGAGGGTACACATATACCTTTTTTCAGCCAGAGAACATCAAGTTGGCAAAGCCACTGGTTGGATATCTCCGCCAGCATCAACAGCTGGTGCCACCGAAGCTGCGCGAGTACGCGAAGCAGTCTTTCATTGACCTGTTCAACAACTCGCTCTTCCACCATCCGACGCGGCCACACCGCAAGGATGATCCACAGAATAGCACACCGGTTCTCGGCAGAGGAACGCGACGCTTCCCTGACTACAAGCAGGATACCATTCACAAACACTTCCGGCCACAGTAa
- a CDS encoding C-4 sterol methyl oxidase, putative (TriTrypDB/GeneDB-style sysID: LpmP.35.2600) yields the protein MESTKKPVKIPPIHTLRPCWSSVALHTAIYLLRHDFVAAVLAIFVVQPLYQQLILQNSYLQHLSTPALFTLVFAGLCHCVPWAFFNSIFFFFDSLHPQYGINGLKSNALLAPLGRRMAMYKLPRKVQQLPSAALILNTLVHTVINQYLVIPVVLYTCLVYTNSCARAPPPEAVIVGFTPEDIANYMSGRNLKKLPMRLVTITSHFLLANVINEVGFYTSHSILHSNPHLYRMFHKKHHMYTGTISIAAEYATPLEDILANAIPTVAYFSFMFFHYTREEAAESAFITSARAWPLFMTWVWARLWETYEVHSGYCFSDTWLGKIGLMHGHRARFHDFHHTHNVCNYGSGLFMDALLNTMDPYLIHRYPDKHRCTTTQHDLEAANTETDKVHKSS from the coding sequence ATGGAGTCCACAAAGAAGCCGGTGAAGATCCCGCCCATTCACACACTGCGGCCTTGTTGGTCTTCAGTGGCGCTGCACACCGCCATTTATCTACTTCGCCACGACTTTGTCGCAGCCGTTCTTGCCATCTTTGTTGTACAGCCGCTGTATCAGCAGCTGATTCTCCAGAATAGCTATCTACAGCAtctctccacccccgcccTCTTCACGCTGGTCTTTGCGGGGCTCTGCCACTGCGTGCCGTGGGCCTTCTTCAACAgcatcttcttcttctttgacAGCCTCCACCCTCAGTATGGGATCAATGGCCTAAAAAGCAACGCACTGCTTGCCCCGCTTGGGCGCAGGATGGCGATGTACAAACTTCCCCGCAAAGTGCAGCAACTACCATCGGCAGCGCTTATCCTCAACACGTTGGTACACACCGTGATCAATCAGTATCTGGTGATTCCAGTCGTTCTCTATACGTGTCTGGTCTACACAAACTCATGCGCGCGCGCCCCGCCGCCGGAAGCAGTGATTGTGGGCTTCACACCAGAGGACATTGCCAACTACATGAGTGGTCGCAACCTGAAGAAACTCCCGATGCGCCTTGTCACCATTACGTCGCACTTCCTACTAGCCAACGTGATTAACGAAGTCGGCTTCTACACTTCCCATAGCATCCTGCACTCAAACCCCCATCTGTATCGTATGTTTCATAAGAAGCATCACATGTACACGGGCACCATCAGCATCGCTGCCGAATACGCCACGCCGTTGGAGGACATTCTCGCAAACGCGATCCCGACTGTCGCGTACTTCTCCTTCATGTTCTTCCACTACACAcgcgaggaggcagccgAGTCCGCCTTCATCACGTCAGCGCGGGCGTGGCCTCTCTTTATGACTTGGGTTTGGGCGCGCCTCTGGGAAACATACGAGGTGCACAGCGGCTACTGCTTCAGCGACACGTGGTTGGGCAAGATTGGCCTAATGCACGGGCACCGCGCACGCTTTCACGACTTCCACCACACTCACAACGTCTGCAACTATGGCAGCGGCCTCTTCATGGACGCGCTGCTCAACACGATGGATCCCTATCTGATCCACCGCTACCCAGACAAGCACCGGTGCACGACAACGCAGCACGATCTGGAAGCAGCCAATACGGAGACGGACAAGGTACACAAGAGTTCGTAA
- the MBAP gene encoding membrane-bound acid phosphatase precursor (TriTrypDB/GeneDB-style sysID: LpmP.35.2610), whose amino-acid sequence MRRGTSTFLYQCALMMAVVVSTAVVSAAPMYTVELVQVVHRHGSRSPIVDDNNTLICGTVFPCGFLNYEGQRMLENFGKYLRYRYTEDPEVVLEPYFSQESYNLSVSYSRSTDVLRTLQSANGMLRGLFPSIPDFYPAIHTLRADDDALLQSSAVPILRARYKYADQERRNVCDPVLDSRMSFDQLQAVAAEVYSQKFCANYTLRSRCAMRLCDIALAYQSTGQLLSFPLLGQHLDDVCAVTAAVHHFSFAYNASNPIHKEQGASFFMLANQMVKNMKMHLNKATAPPYKLYHYSGHDTTVAPLSAVFGDSSLGAMLPPFGTAFIMELLSLADAPATSSSKFYVRLLRGHPGVTPASNFTFALSHFEMHCQDEMGNTYTALHNICPFADFERFINSAAPTSPMGTCYLDPGQLFRMDCPIDAAADNRSLSADCLFYRKQCSSYACGTGYYLDGTNYGCYRIPASASTPPSPRISSGGIAALSIVLFIAGGTVSVVGVEVLRRLKKNRADKVVVVGV is encoded by the coding sequence ATGCGCCGAGGCACTAGTACTTTCCTCTACCAGTGCGCGTTGATGATGGCTGTGGTGGTTAGCACAGCCGTTGTGTCGGCGGCACCGATGTACACggtggagctggtgcaggtggtgcaCCGCCACGGATCCCGCTCCCCGATCGTTGATGACAACAACACACTGATCTGCGGCACCGTGTTCCCGTGCGGGTTTCTCAACTACGAGGGTCAGAGGATGCTGGAGAACTTCGGTAAGTACCTGCGCTACCGCTACACGGAGGATCCTGAGGTGGTGTTGGAGCCATACTTTTCGCAAGAGTCGTACAACCTGTCTGTCTCGTACTCGCGCTCCACTGATGTGCTGCGCACGCTACAGAGCGCCAACGGGATGCTTCGTGGCCTCTTCCCGAGCATCCCAGACTTCTATCCTGCGATCCACACACTGCGCGCGGATGATGATGCGCTACTGCAGAGCTCAGCGGTGCCGATTCTTCGCGCTCGCTACAAGTACGCGGATCAGGAGCGTCGGAATGTGTGCGACCCAGTGTTGGACAGCCGAATGTCATTTGATCAGCTGCAGGCGGTTGCGGCGGAGGTATATTCGCAGAAATTTTGCGCTAACTACACTCTGCGCTCGCGTTGTGCGATGCGACTGTGCGACATTGCACTGGCGTACCAGTCCACGGGCCAGTTACTCAGCTTCCCGCTGCTTGGTCAGCATCTGGACGATGTATGCGCTGTGACGGCGGCAGTTCACcacttctccttcgcctACAATGCTAGCAACCCCATCCACAAGGAGCAAGGTGCGTCGTTCTTCATGCTGGCGAACCAGATGGTGAAAAACATGAAGATGCACCTGAATaaagcgacggcgccgccgtacAAGCTGTACCATTACAGCGGGCACGACACCACTGTCGCGCCCCTGTCGGCTGTGTTTGGTGACAGCTCGCTGGGTGCGATGCTGCCGCCCTTCGGCACAGCGTTCATCATGGAGCTCCTATCTCTGGCGGATGCGCCGGCCACGTCATCGTCGAAGTTCTacgtgcggctgctgcgcggccacCCTGGCGTGACACCGGCAAGCAACTTCACCTTCGCGCTGAGTCACTTTGAGATGCACTGCCAGGACGAGATGGGCAACACATACACTGCCCTACATAACATCTGTCCCTTCGCTGACTTTGAACGCTTCATAAACTCCGCCGCGCCAACGAGCCCGATGGGCACGTGCTACCTCGACCCTGGCCAGCTGTTCCGCATGGACTGCCCGatcgatgccgccgccgacaaCCGCAGTTTGTCAGCTGACTGCCTCTTCTACCGCAAACAATGCAGCAGTTACGCGTGCGGAACTGGGTACTACCTCGACGGGACCAACTACGGCTGCTACCGCATCCCGGCGAGCGCCTcaacgccgccgtcgccgcgcaTCTCCAGTGGCGGTATTGCTGCCCTGAGCATTGTGCTCTTCATCGCTGGCGGAACGGTGAGCGTCGTTGGCGTAGAGGTGTTGAGGCGCCTCAAGAAGAACAGGGCCGATAAAGTTGTGGTGGTCGGCGTCTGA